In Dolichospermum flos-aquae CCAP 1403/13F, the following proteins share a genomic window:
- a CDS encoding acyl-CoA dehydrogenase family protein — protein MDFNLNNQQKTLIELVQELGKNKFAARASVYDEEASFPWENYEDLRNHGLLALCVPKKYGGMGVDFPSYCLISAEIARYCGATALTYNMHISSTLWLNVLNDLPLTESQIAECEIYKKLHFQRIVEKQALYSQPISEEGAGVSLGKAYQTTAKKVEEGWLINGKKTFASLSEAADYYGIVCTEETENISVENCLYIAIPAKTQGVQVVGEWNSLGMRATISRTLIFDNVFVPNNAQLLPSNIYLKLTELYPHMFFTLAPTYMGIAQAAYDFTIKYLRGEVVGMPPIKQRQNKIKQFNVAQMFIILEQTKAIFYRVINEAKINPSKAERLRAYAANYTVMENSNQLCSLAIRVCGGHSLLKSFPLERLYRDSRCGGLMRPWGSDRCLEKLGMETLYESQETDEQG, from the coding sequence ATGGACTTTAACTTAAATAATCAACAGAAAACCTTAATTGAATTAGTTCAAGAATTAGGAAAAAATAAATTTGCTGCTCGTGCTTCTGTCTATGACGAAGAAGCTTCTTTTCCTTGGGAAAATTATGAAGATTTACGAAATCACGGACTTCTAGCATTATGCGTACCAAAAAAATATGGGGGGATGGGGGTTGATTTTCCCAGTTATTGTTTAATATCGGCTGAAATAGCCCGATATTGTGGTGCTACTGCTCTTACTTATAATATGCACATTTCTTCAACTCTTTGGTTAAATGTTTTAAATGATTTACCATTGACGGAATCTCAAATAGCGGAATGTGAAATCTATAAAAAACTTCATTTTCAAAGAATAGTTGAAAAACAGGCACTTTATTCCCAACCAATTTCTGAAGAAGGTGCAGGTGTATCTCTTGGTAAAGCTTATCAAACAACTGCTAAAAAGGTCGAGGAAGGATGGTTAATTAATGGAAAAAAAACCTTTGCTTCACTTTCAGAAGCTGCCGACTATTATGGTATTGTTTGTACTGAGGAAACAGAAAATATTTCAGTAGAGAATTGTCTTTATATTGCTATCCCAGCTAAAACTCAAGGGGTGCAAGTAGTTGGAGAATGGAATTCTCTAGGAATGAGAGCTACTATTTCTCGCACTTTAATCTTCGATAATGTTTTTGTTCCTAATAATGCTCAATTACTGCCCTCAAATATTTATTTAAAACTGACTGAGTTGTACCCACATATGTTTTTTACTCTAGCACCTACTTATATGGGTATTGCTCAAGCTGCTTATGATTTTACAATTAAGTATTTGCGTGGTGAAGTAGTAGGAATGCCACCGATCAAACAAAGACAAAATAAAATCAAGCAATTTAATGTTGCTCAAATGTTTATTATTTTAGAGCAAACTAAGGCAATTTTTTATCGAGTTATCAATGAAGCCAAAATAAATCCTAGTAAAGCTGAAAGATTAAGAGCTTATGCGGCAAATTATACTGTAATGGAAAACAGCAATCAATTATGTAGTTTAGCTATTCGTGTTTGTGGTGGACATTCTCTTTTAAAATCATTTCCTTTGGAAAGACTTTATCGAGATAGTCGTTGTGGTGGGTTAATGAGACCCTGGGGATCTGATAGATGTTTAGAAAAATTAGGAATGGAAACTTTATATGAATCACAAGAAACAGATGAGCAAGGATAA
- a CDS encoding sirohydrochlorin chelatase, with amino-acid sequence MLKKNKLASFSCVSQSPSPQSPNMQINKITAYLLVSHGSRDPRPDIAMQQLAGMLSEILPQGENFVGVATLEANIQPLHLQIQDFADRVQAFGCQRVQIIPLFLLPGFHVMTDIPAEIALAEQAITEGMTIELRPYIGSYPGLEKFFAGMMTTIKADVSIILAHGSRRAGSHAPVENIAATVDAVTAYWSVPPSLEVRVQELIAAGYGRIAIFPYFLFTGGITDAIALAVETLKLQFPSVSFQLAQPLGTSREFANLIENFIKEEDKVFG; translated from the coding sequence ATGCTGAAGAAAAATAAATTAGCATCTTTCTCCTGTGTTTCTCAGTCCCCCAGTCCCCAGTCCCCAAATATGCAAATTAATAAAATTACAGCTTATCTTTTAGTGTCTCATGGGAGTCGTGATCCTCGTCCAGATATTGCTATGCAGCAATTAGCGGGAATGTTAAGTGAGATATTACCCCAAGGTGAAAATTTCGTAGGTGTTGCTACCCTAGAGGCCAATATCCAACCTTTACACCTGCAAATTCAAGATTTTGCTGATCGTGTTCAGGCTTTTGGTTGTCAAAGGGTGCAAATTATCCCCCTATTTTTGTTACCGGGATTTCATGTTATGACTGATATTCCCGCAGAAATCGCCCTTGCAGAACAGGCCATAACTGAAGGAATGACAATAGAATTGCGTCCTTATATTGGTAGTTATCCTGGTTTAGAAAAGTTTTTTGCGGGGATGATGACTACGATTAAAGCAGATGTATCTATTATTTTGGCTCATGGTAGCCGACGGGCTGGTTCTCATGCCCCTGTGGAAAATATAGCAGCTACTGTGGACGCAGTTACAGCTTATTGGTCTGTCCCTCCCAGTTTAGAAGTCAGAGTACAGGAATTGATAGCCGCTGGTTATGGACGAATTGCGATTTTCCCCTATTTTTTATTTACAGGTGGGATAACTGATGCGATCGCTCTGGCAGTAGAAACGCTAAAATTACAATTTCCATCAGTAAGTTTTCAACTCGCACAACCATTAGGAACAAGTCGAGAATTTGCGAATTTAATCGAGAATTTCATCAAAGAAGAGGACAAAGTTTTTGGGTAA
- a CDS encoding Rpn family recombination-promoting nuclease/putative transposase — MKTDSIFYRLFQEIPSIFFELIGNSPQLAELYQFSSVEVKQTALRIDGVFLPNQNTDNPIYFLEVQFQLDTDLYHRLFSEIFLYIRQNKPKNNWNAVVIYPTRSIDTQDIQHYQEFFTSQRVRVIYLDELAETTSLPIGIATIKLIIANPDNSITQARELITRTKQEIDSQFQQQQVLQIIETILIYKFPRMNREEIEAMFGLSELKQTRFYQEAKEEGERKAKLDAVPGLIGLGLTTEQIAQVLNLSLAEISEIIQQQNINRKDK, encoded by the coding sequence ATGAAAACAGACAGCATATTTTACCGATTGTTTCAAGAAATACCTAGTATATTTTTTGAACTTATTGGTAACTCTCCCCAACTAGCAGAACTTTATCAATTTTCATCAGTTGAAGTCAAACAAACAGCCTTGAGAATAGATGGAGTTTTCTTACCTAACCAAAATACAGATAACCCCATCTACTTTTTAGAAGTACAATTTCAACTAGATACGGATCTCTACCATAGACTTTTTAGCGAAATCTTTCTTTACATCCGCCAAAACAAACCCAAAAATAACTGGAATGCTGTAGTTATCTATCCAACGCGCAGCATAGATACACAAGATATTCAGCATTATCAGGAATTTTTTACGAGTCAACGAGTTAGAGTTATTTATCTCGATGAATTAGCAGAAACAACATCTTTACCCATTGGTATTGCTACAATAAAACTAATCATCGCTAACCCAGATAATTCCATTACCCAAGCTAGAGAATTAATCACCAGAACTAAACAAGAAATAGATTCTCAATTTCAACAGCAACAAGTATTACAAATCATCGAGACAATTTTAATTTACAAGTTTCCAAGAATGAATAGGGAGGAAATAGAAGCCATGTTTGGATTAAGTGAGTTAAAACAAACCCGATTTTATCAAGAAGCAAAAGAAGAAGGTGAACGCAAAGCCAAGTTAGACGCAGTTCCTGGTTTGATAGGATTAGGTTTAACCACAGAACAAATCGCACAGGTTTTAAATTTAAGTTTGGCAGAAATTAGCGAAATTATTCAACAACAGAATATCAACAGAAAGGACAAATAA
- a CDS encoding NAD(P)/FAD-dependent oxidoreductase encodes MVDLADKKPVHQVVIIGGGFGGLYAAKSMAKANVQITLIDKRNFHLFQPLLYQVATGSLSPADISSPLRAVLSKSKNTKVLLGEVNDIDTTTQNVMVGAESVPYDTLIVATGAKHSYFGKDNWEEFAPGLKTVEDAIEMRRRIFSAFEAAESESDPVKRQALLTFVIVGGGPTGVELAGAIAELATKTLTEDFRNIDTAETRVLLLEGLDRILPPFAPELSHTAEASLKALGVDVQTKTLVTHIENDIVTIKQGDDVKEIAAKTVLWAAGVKASAMGKVLTEKTGVESDRAGRVMVEPDLSIKGFPNIFVVGDLANFAHQNDKPLPGVAPVAMQEGEYVAKLIQKRLKGETLRPFKYVDRGSLAMIGQHAAVVDLGFIKLRGFFAWFVWLFIHIYFLIEFDNKLVVMIQWLWSYFTRNRGARLITGKETIAPVPTPVIPKKPLNV; translated from the coding sequence ATGGTTGATCTAGCTGACAAGAAACCAGTTCATCAAGTCGTGATTATTGGTGGTGGTTTTGGTGGATTGTATGCTGCAAAGTCTATGGCTAAAGCCAATGTGCAAATCACGCTGATTGATAAACGCAATTTTCATCTCTTTCAACCACTGCTGTACCAAGTCGCTACAGGTTCTTTGTCCCCAGCGGATATTTCCTCTCCCTTGCGGGCTGTTCTCAGCAAGAGTAAGAATACAAAGGTACTGTTGGGTGAGGTGAATGATATTGACACTACCACCCAAAATGTGATGGTAGGCGCGGAATCTGTCCCCTACGATACTTTAATTGTGGCTACAGGGGCGAAGCATTCCTATTTTGGGAAGGATAACTGGGAAGAGTTTGCACCGGGTTTAAAGACTGTAGAAGATGCCATTGAGATGCGTCGGCGGATATTTTCAGCATTTGAAGCCGCTGAAAGTGAAAGTGATCCGGTTAAACGCCAGGCTTTATTAACTTTTGTCATTGTTGGCGGTGGTCCAACCGGGGTAGAATTGGCAGGAGCGATCGCTGAATTGGCAACTAAAACCCTGACAGAAGATTTCCGCAACATTGACACCGCAGAAACCAGAGTTTTATTGTTAGAAGGTTTAGATCGGATTCTTCCCCCTTTTGCACCGGAATTATCTCACACAGCGGAAGCATCTTTAAAAGCTTTGGGTGTGGATGTGCAAACCAAAACCTTAGTTACACATATTGAAAATGATATTGTGACGATTAAGCAAGGTGATGATGTTAAAGAAATTGCAGCAAAAACCGTGTTGTGGGCTGCGGGTGTGAAAGCCTCAGCAATGGGGAAAGTTTTGACAGAGAAGACGGGAGTTGAGAGCGATCGCGCTGGTCGTGTTATGGTTGAACCAGACCTAAGTATTAAAGGATTTCCCAACATTTTCGTAGTTGGTGACTTAGCAAATTTCGCCCATCAAAATGATAAACCTTTACCGGGAGTTGCACCAGTCGCCATGCAGGAAGGCGAATATGTGGCTAAACTCATTCAAAAACGGTTGAAAGGTGAAACATTACGTCCATTCAAATATGTGGATAGAGGTAGTTTAGCAATGATTGGGCAACACGCCGCAGTTGTTGATTTAGGATTTATCAAACTTAGAGGTTTCTTTGCCTGGTTTGTGTGGTTATTTATTCATATCTACTTCTTGATTGAATTTGATAATAAGTTAGTGGTGATGATTCAATGGTTGTGGAGTTATTTTACCCGCAATCGTGGCGCGAGATTAATTACAGGTAAGGAAACTATTGCCCCTGTACCAACGCCAGTCATCCCAAAAAAACCGTTAAATGTGTAG
- the cobA gene encoding uroporphyrinogen-III C-methyltransferase: MGKVYLVGAGPGDPGLMTLKGKGLLTCADVVIYDALVSPEVLEMINPEAEKINAGKRMGRHSLLQEVTTQLLIEKAENNAIVVRLKGGDPFIFGRGGEEMAELVAAGISVEVVPGITSGIAAAAYAGIPLTHRLYSSSVTFVTGHESAGKYKPQVNWQAIAHGSETIVIYMGIHNLPYIIEQFTLAGLSLDTPIALIRWGTRPEQEELIGELGTIVEQVEAKGFLAPAIAVIGAVVKLHDILSDSVQEKK; the protein is encoded by the coding sequence TTGGGTAAAGTTTATTTAGTTGGTGCTGGACCTGGAGATCCTGGACTCATGACTCTCAAAGGAAAGGGTTTATTAACCTGTGCAGATGTGGTTATTTATGATGCTTTGGTGAGTCCAGAAGTGCTGGAAATGATCAATCCTGAAGCAGAAAAAATCAATGCGGGTAAACGCATGGGTAGACATTCACTGTTACAGGAAGTCACTACCCAATTACTGATTGAGAAAGCGGAGAATAATGCCATAGTTGTTCGGCTTAAAGGTGGTGATCCTTTTATTTTCGGTCGTGGTGGGGAAGAAATGGCAGAATTGGTAGCCGCCGGGATTTCCGTGGAAGTTGTGCCAGGGATTACATCAGGAATCGCCGCAGCGGCCTATGCTGGTATACCCTTAACCCATCGGCTTTATAGTTCTTCTGTCACCTTTGTAACTGGACATGAATCCGCCGGTAAGTATAAACCCCAGGTAAATTGGCAAGCCATAGCGCACGGTTCGGAAACTATAGTAATTTATATGGGTATTCACAATTTACCCTACATTATTGAACAGTTTACTCTAGCTGGATTGAGTTTAGATACACCCATTGCCTTAATCCGCTGGGGAACTCGGCCAGAACAGGAAGAATTAATTGGTGAATTGGGGACAATTGTAGAACAAGTGGAAGCAAAGGGATTTCTTGCACCGGCAATAGCTGTAATTGGTGCAGTCGTGAAATTACACGATATATTATCTGATTCTGTACAGGAGAAAAAATAG
- a CDS encoding DUF874 family protein yields MYQTDPPLSPKETLPTMYDLPSEDQDQPGLPDQFHLFQPQLLAETFRPLDYPSDQIFTGSDLNLYYDLRHPSWYKRPDWFAVLGVPSLYDNRDLRLSYVVWQEAVNPHIIVELLSPGTEKEDLGTILRDVEKPPGKWEVYEQILRVPYYAIFDRYKSKFRMFQLTGARYAEVELSDFRFWIPEIELGLGVWQGSYKTVEMPWLRWYDKDGNWILTSTEEERQKAEQERQKAEQERQKLEQERQKLEQERQKTERLIAQLRSLGVEPDLE; encoded by the coding sequence ATGTATCAAACAGATCCGCCACTTTCCCCTAAAGAAACATTACCGACAATGTATGATCTTCCTAGCGAAGATCAAGATCAACCTGGTTTGCCAGATCAATTTCATTTATTCCAACCACAATTATTAGCAGAAACATTCCGTCCACTTGACTATCCTAGCGACCAAATATTTACAGGAAGTGATCTGAATCTTTATTATGATTTGCGTCATCCTTCATGGTATAAACGTCCAGATTGGTTTGCAGTGTTAGGTGTTCCCTCACTTTATGACAATAGAGATTTGCGGTTAAGTTATGTAGTTTGGCAAGAAGCAGTTAATCCTCATATTATTGTTGAATTACTCTCACCAGGAACAGAAAAAGAAGACTTAGGGACAATATTAAGAGATGTCGAAAAACCTCCTGGTAAATGGGAAGTTTACGAACAAATTTTAAGAGTACCCTATTACGCCATCTTTGATCGTTATAAATCTAAATTTAGAATGTTTCAGTTAACTGGCGCTCGTTATGCTGAAGTAGAATTATCAGATTTTCGGTTTTGGATTCCCGAAATAGAATTAGGTTTAGGAGTGTGGCAAGGAAGTTATAAAACCGTCGAAATGCCTTGGTTACGTTGGTACGACAAAGACGGTAATTGGATATTAACCAGCACAGAGGAGGAAAGACAGAAAGCTGAACAAGAAAGACAAAAAGCTGAACAAGAAAGACAAAAGTTAGAACAAGAAAGGCAAAAGTTAGAACAAGAAAGGCAAAAAACCGAAAGATTAATTGCCCAACTTCGATCGCTTGGTGTTGAACCAGATTTAGAATAA
- a CDS encoding REP-associated tyrosine transposase: MGRSRYHVLGTQPHFLTCTLVNWMPLFGNIELVQIIIDSLNFLQRQQRLTLYGYVIMENHLHLIAAAANLSKEIGNFKSFTARSIIDLLQKNNAEYILNQLEFHKLKHKIKQDYQLWQEGFHLQAIANEEMFIQKLEYIHNNPVRRGYVDDPAHWRYSSYRNYMELPSLLEVELIDL; the protein is encoded by the coding sequence ATGGGACGCAGCCGCTATCATGTATTAGGAACTCAACCACATTTCCTCACCTGCACATTAGTAAATTGGATGCCATTATTTGGCAATATTGAACTTGTCCAAATTATCATAGATTCCCTCAACTTTCTCCAACGTCAGCAGCGTTTGACATTATATGGTTATGTCATTATGGAAAATCATCTTCATCTCATCGCTGCGGCTGCAAACTTATCTAAAGAAATAGGGAATTTTAAATCATTTACGGCTCGTTCCATTATTGATTTACTCCAGAAAAATAATGCTGAATATATACTTAATCAATTAGAATTTCATAAATTAAAACACAAGATCAAACAAGATTATCAACTGTGGCAAGAAGGTTTTCATCTCCAAGCAATTGCTAATGAAGAAATGTTTATCCAAAAATTAGAATATATTCATAATAATCCGGTGCGACGTGGGTATGTTGATGATCCGGCTCATTGGCGTTATTCTAGTTACCGGAATTATATGGAATTGCCGAGTTTATTAGAGGTGGAATTGATTGATTTGTGA
- a CDS encoding DUF4359 domain-containing protein: MKPLTILICVGAASVTVLGAIMAKTNPNQGEYEQYAVQKLTTYLEADVCHKTPSFLEKLIKVNCQELLQSATPHIKELITTTTNRQDYIIFSIYRTEIKLDSWIPGYKFETVGALNQFYTYNAEEK, from the coding sequence ATGAAACCTTTGACTATTCTTATATGTGTAGGAGCAGCGAGCGTTACCGTCCTGGGAGCAATTATGGCGAAAACTAACCCCAATCAGGGTGAATATGAACAATATGCCGTTCAAAAGCTGACAACATATTTAGAAGCTGATGTCTGTCACAAAACACCAAGTTTCTTGGAAAAATTAATCAAAGTTAATTGTCAAGAATTGCTTCAATCCGCCACACCACACATCAAAGAACTGATTACCACCACAACTAACCGACAAGACTATATAATCTTTAGTATTTACCGCACGGAAATCAAACTTGATTCTTGGATACCAGGATACAAATTTGAAACAGTGGGAGCATTGAATCAATTTTATACTTACAATGCTGAAGAAAAATAA
- the ilvC gene encoding ketol-acid reductoisomerase: protein MARMYYDEDANLDLLKGKTVAIIGYGSQGHAHALNLKDSGVNVIVGLYPGSKSTAKAEAAGLTVKNVADAAKAADFIMILLPDEVQKTIYKNEIEPNLEAGNVLAFAHGFNIHFAQVVPPADVDVVMVAPKGPGHLVRRTYEQGQGVPALFAVYQDATGHARDRAMAYARGIGGTRAGILETTFREETETDLFGEQAVLCGGLSALIKAGFETLVEAGYQPELAYFECLHEVKLIVDLVVEGGLATMRDSISNTAEYGDYTRGPRVVTAQTKAEMKKILSEIQSGQFAREFVLENQAGKPGFTAMRRQEAEHPIEAVGKDLRAMFSWLKKA, encoded by the coding sequence ATGGCGCGTATGTATTATGATGAAGATGCTAATTTAGACCTTTTAAAAGGTAAAACCGTTGCTATTATTGGTTATGGTTCTCAAGGTCATGCTCACGCGCTGAATCTTAAAGATAGCGGTGTTAACGTCATTGTGGGATTATATCCCGGCAGTAAGTCCACAGCTAAAGCCGAAGCTGCTGGCTTGACTGTAAAAAATGTTGCTGATGCGGCCAAAGCTGCTGATTTCATCATGATTTTATTACCTGATGAAGTCCAAAAAACAATTTACAAAAACGAAATTGAACCCAATTTAGAAGCTGGAAACGTTTTAGCTTTTGCACATGGTTTTAATATCCACTTTGCACAGGTTGTTCCCCCTGCTGATGTTGATGTCGTCATGGTTGCACCTAAAGGACCTGGACATTTAGTGCGTCGTACTTATGAACAAGGACAAGGTGTACCTGCGTTATTTGCAGTTTATCAAGATGCCACTGGTCATGCCCGCGATCGCGCTATGGCTTATGCTAGAGGTATTGGTGGTACACGCGCCGGTATTTTGGAAACTACCTTCCGTGAAGAAACCGAAACCGATTTGTTTGGGGAACAAGCAGTATTGTGTGGTGGTTTGAGTGCTTTAATCAAAGCCGGTTTTGAAACCTTAGTAGAAGCAGGTTATCAACCAGAACTCGCTTATTTTGAATGTCTGCACGAAGTCAAATTAATCGTTGATTTAGTCGTAGAAGGTGGTTTAGCTACCATGCGCGATAGTATTTCTAATACTGCCGAATATGGTGATTATACTCGCGGTCCTCGCGTTGTTACCGCCCAAACTAAAGCGGAAATGAAGAAGATTCTCAGCGAAATTCAATCTGGACAATTTGCGCGGGAATTTGTCTTAGAAAACCAAGCTGGTAAACCTGGTTTTACTGCTATGCGTCGTCAAGAAGCTGAACATCCTATTGAGGCTGTTGGTAAGGATTTACGCGCTATGTTTAGTTGGTTAAAGAAAGCGTAA
- a CDS encoding amidase has translation MNNNDLAFTPALELAQLIRLREVSPLELVEVYLERIERLNPQLGSYFTVTADLAIADAKNKTELLTTTSELPPFFGVPISIKDLSAVAGVTCTYGNSALLNNIANHDDGVVTRIKQAGFIILGKTATSELGSYPYSEPAGFPPARNPWNLEYTPGGSSGGAASSVAAGLSAIAQGSDGGGSVRGPAACCGVVGIKPARGRVSKAPVGDRLGGIAVDGPLARTVADAAAMLDVISGYVTGDPYWLPNPQPSFLSATQVKLDSLKIAFSTSILPFGEADANCKQGVLKTVGLLAQFGHQVEEKYPDFSSLIEPFIVVWQAGIAAAGIPSPALQPLNQWLLAKNGSVAEYLQALSQMQIVSRQIIAFFDTVDVLVLPVYLHSPIRVGEWADLSPEETFAKIAHWVAPCPVANATGLPAIALPVGFDSHGLPLSVQLIGKPAAESTLISLAAQLEAANPWIQHRPAL, from the coding sequence ATGAATAACAATGATTTAGCTTTTACTCCCGCTTTAGAGTTAGCACAATTAATCCGTCTGCGAGAAGTGTCACCTCTAGAGTTGGTGGAAGTATATTTAGAAAGAATCGAACGCTTAAATCCCCAACTGGGAAGTTATTTTACAGTCACGGCAGATTTAGCCATTGCTGATGCTAAAAACAAAACAGAATTACTGACAACGACTTCAGAATTACCGCCATTTTTTGGTGTACCAATTTCCATTAAAGACTTAAGTGCGGTTGCGGGTGTTACTTGTACTTACGGAAATTCGGCACTGTTAAATAATATTGCCAATCATGATGATGGTGTAGTTACCAGAATTAAACAAGCTGGTTTTATTATTCTTGGTAAAACCGCAACTTCGGAATTAGGTTCTTATCCTTACAGTGAACCTGCGGGATTTCCCCCAGCGAGAAACCCTTGGAATTTAGAATATACTCCTGGTGGTTCTAGTGGTGGTGCCGCATCATCAGTAGCAGCGGGATTAAGTGCAATTGCCCAAGGTTCAGATGGTGGTGGTTCAGTGCGTGGTCCGGCGGCTTGCTGTGGTGTTGTTGGCATCAAACCAGCCAGAGGCAGAGTCTCTAAAGCCCCTGTAGGCGATCGCTTGGGGGGCATTGCGGTGGATGGTCCCCTTGCCCGCACAGTGGCTGATGCAGCGGCTATGTTAGATGTGATCTCTGGCTATGTCACAGGTGATCCTTATTGGCTACCAAATCCGCAACCATCATTTCTCTCTGCAACTCAAGTCAAATTAGATAGTCTGAAAATTGCCTTTAGTACCAGTATTCTGCCCTTTGGAGAAGCTGACGCTAACTGTAAACAAGGAGTATTAAAAACCGTCGGGTTATTAGCACAATTTGGACATCAAGTTGAGGAAAAATACCCAGATTTTAGTAGTTTAATCGAACCATTTATAGTAGTTTGGCAAGCTGGAATAGCAGCAGCAGGAATTCCTTCGCCAGCCTTACAGCCTTTAAACCAATGGTTATTAGCAAAAAATGGTTCTGTAGCTGAATATCTGCAAGCACTTTCCCAAATGCAAATTGTCTCCCGGCAAATTATCGCATTTTTTGATACTGTAGATGTATTGGTATTACCAGTTTATCTCCATTCTCCCATTCGCGTCGGTGAATGGGCAGATTTGAGTCCAGAAGAGACATTTGCCAAAATTGCCCATTGGGTCGCGCCTTGTCCTGTTGCAAATGCTACCGGATTACCTGCGATCGCCCTTCCTGTCGGTTTCGATAGTCATGGTTTACCCCTAAGTGTACAGTTAATTGGTAAACCTGCCGCTGAGTCTACCTTAATTAGTTTAGCAGCGCAATTAGAAGCCGCTAACCCTTGGATTCAACATCGTCCAGCACTTTAA
- a CDS encoding type II toxin-antitoxin system VapC family toxin, with protein MIIVDTGFWLALANKKDAVHISAKKRFQDLANQKFITTWCVVTETCYLLEKRVGIDAPKIFINKISTGKLQIFDLKQHHCQRIEELMEKYKDLPMDLADASLVILAEELGHGQILSVDYRDFNTYRWKNTEPFDNLFHEFL; from the coding sequence ATGATCATAGTTGATACAGGCTTTTGGTTAGCTCTTGCCAATAAAAAAGATGCAGTTCATATATCCGCCAAAAAACGATTTCAAGATTTAGCTAATCAGAAATTTATTACAACCTGGTGTGTCGTCACAGAAACGTGCTATCTATTAGAAAAAAGAGTAGGAATAGATGCTCCAAAAATCTTTATTAATAAAATTTCCACAGGAAAGCTACAAATATTTGATCTCAAACAACATCATTGCCAGCGTATTGAAGAACTGATGGAAAAATATAAAGATTTACCGATGGATTTAGCCGATGCCTCTCTCGTTATTCTGGCAGAAGAATTAGGTCATGGACAAATTTTATCAGTTGATTATCGAGACTTTAACACCTATCGCTGGAAAAATACAGAACCCTTTGATAACCTATTTCATGAGTTTTTATGA
- a CDS encoding pentapeptide repeat-containing protein, which translates to MNLARFNLTGANLFVANLKQADLTGAKLIVAKLIVAKLTGADLTGAKLTEADLTGAKLIVANLTEAVLAGANLTEAVLTRANLTRANLRGAYRFKPDWTEVLLTEVLLTEADLEGAILKGATMPDGSIHN; encoded by the coding sequence TTGAACCTCGCAAGATTCAACCTCACAGGAGCCAACCTCTTCGTAGCCAACCTCAAACAAGCCGACCTCACAGGAGCCAAACTCATAGTAGCCAAACTCATAGTAGCCAAACTCACAGGAGCCGACCTCACAGGAGCCAAACTCACAGAAGCCGACCTCACAGGAGCCAAACTCATAGTAGCCAACCTCACAGAAGCCGTCCTCGCAGGAGCCAACCTCACAGAAGCCGTCCTCACAAGAGCCAACCTCACAAGAGCCAACCTCAGAGGAGCCTACCGCTTTAAACCGGACTGGACAGAAGTTTTGCTCACAGAAGTTTTGCTCACAGAAGCCGACCTCGAAGGAGCCATACTCAAAGGCGCTACAATGCCAGATGGGTCAATTCATAATTAG